One window of the Parasphingopyxis algicola genome contains the following:
- a CDS encoding BCD family MFS transporter — MNRLPASTQFWASLGARFLPFADAATKELPLGRLLRLALFQVSVGMAVVLLNGTLNRVMVVELGVPTWIIALLIALPLLIAPFRALIGHKSDTHRSLLGWRRVPYIWGGTMLQFGGLAIMPFALLLLSRPEDFAIGVSASALAFLLTGAGMHITQTAGLALATDLAPEESRPRVVALLYVMLLVGMMLSALVIGTLLADFSATLLVQVIQGAAVLTVLLNIAALWKQEARDKAATAPDRHRPVFTDVWHAFVGVGRTKRLLLAIGFGAAAFSMQDALLEPYGGEILGLSVGATTGLTGVWALGTLIGFALSGRWLGHGADPLRIAGMGGVAGIGAFLLVIFAAPLGSAGLLYIGASAIGFGVGLFSVGTLIAAMALAREETTGLALGAWGAVQASAAGLGIALGGVIRDIVTSLALADALGSTLAGRATGYGIVYCIEIGLLLCMLIVLGPLAGSRQGVSPGAPKQFGLSEFPT, encoded by the coding sequence ATGAACCGCTTGCCTGCCTCGACCCAATTTTGGGCGTCGCTCGGAGCGCGCTTCCTCCCGTTCGCCGATGCGGCAACGAAGGAGTTGCCGCTGGGCCGACTGCTCCGGCTTGCGCTGTTCCAGGTCAGCGTCGGCATGGCGGTCGTGCTGCTCAACGGAACGCTCAACCGCGTCATGGTCGTCGAACTCGGCGTGCCGACCTGGATCATCGCCCTGTTGATTGCACTGCCCTTGCTGATCGCGCCGTTCCGCGCGCTGATCGGGCACAAGTCGGACACCCATCGCTCGCTGCTCGGCTGGCGGCGGGTGCCCTATATCTGGGGCGGTACGATGCTGCAGTTCGGCGGGCTGGCAATCATGCCCTTCGCCCTGTTGCTGCTGTCGCGGCCGGAAGATTTCGCGATCGGCGTGTCGGCGAGTGCGCTCGCCTTCCTGCTGACCGGTGCCGGCATGCATATCACGCAAACGGCGGGTCTTGCCCTTGCAACGGATCTTGCGCCCGAAGAGAGCCGCCCGCGCGTCGTTGCGCTGCTCTATGTCATGCTGCTCGTCGGGATGATGCTGAGCGCGCTGGTGATCGGCACGCTGCTTGCCGATTTCTCGGCGACCCTGCTTGTCCAGGTCATCCAGGGCGCCGCGGTTCTGACCGTGCTGCTCAATATCGCCGCGCTCTGGAAACAGGAGGCGCGCGACAAGGCGGCGACGGCGCCCGATCGTCATCGTCCCGTCTTCACCGATGTCTGGCACGCCTTTGTCGGTGTCGGGCGGACGAAGCGGCTGCTGCTTGCCATCGGCTTCGGCGCGGCGGCGTTCAGCATGCAGGACGCGCTGCTCGAACCCTATGGCGGCGAAATTCTGGGCCTTTCGGTGGGCGCGACGACCGGTTTGACCGGGGTGTGGGCGCTTGGAACGTTGATCGGCTTTGCGCTTTCGGGACGCTGGCTGGGCCACGGCGCCGATCCACTCCGGATCGCCGGCATGGGCGGGGTAGCCGGTATTGGAGCATTTCTGCTGGTGATTTTCGCCGCGCCGCTGGGGTCGGCCGGGCTGCTGTATATCGGCGCGAGCGCGATCGGCTTTGGCGTGGGGTTGTTCTCGGTCGGAACGCTGATCGCCGCGATGGCGCTCGCCCGCGAAGAAACGACCGGGCTGGCATTGGGCGCCTGGGGCGCGGTCCAGGCTTCGGCGGCGGGCCTCGGTATCGCTCTGGGCGGCGTTATCAGAGACATAGTCACGAGCCTTGCCCTCGCCGATGCGCTGGGCTCGACCCTGGCGGGCCGCGCGACCGGCTATGGCATCGTCTACTGCATCGAAATCGGCTTGTTGTTGTGCATGCTTATCGTGCTCGGTCCGCTGGCCGGCAGCCGCCAGGGCGTATCGCCCGGCGCGCCGAAGCAGTTCGGACTGAGTGAATTTCCAACCTGA
- the bchM gene encoding magnesium protoporphyrin IX methyltransferase — protein MASAIPTTAHPERSRGTRPSAAEASRVSTALDTNGVGSIAYRNYRARLTTYFDSTARKAWVDLTSDAPVSGIRATVRAGRDRMRATLLSWLPEDLSGRRLLDAGCGTGALAVEAARRGADVVAIDVSNGLIEVARERAPERLAIDWRVGDLLDPALGRFDHVVAMDSLIHYPMVDIVGVTGAMAERAQTVSFTFAPSSPLLQTMHAAGKLFPRGNRSPAIKPVSETRLRRALSERLPGHDIAHGERVASGFYTSHALMVEAG, from the coding sequence ATGGCCAGCGCCATCCCCACCACCGCACATCCCGAGCGTAGTCGAGGGACACGGCCGAGCGCAGCCGAGGCTTCCCGTGTCTCGACTGCGCTCGACACCAACGGTGTGGGGTCGATCGCCTATCGCAATTATCGCGCGCGCCTCACCACCTATTTCGACAGCACGGCGCGCAAGGCCTGGGTCGATCTGACGTCGGACGCACCGGTGAGCGGGATCCGCGCGACCGTTCGCGCCGGGCGCGACCGGATGCGCGCGACCTTGCTCTCCTGGCTGCCCGAAGACTTGAGCGGCCGGCGGCTGCTCGATGCCGGTTGCGGTACCGGCGCGCTGGCGGTGGAGGCCGCGCGGCGCGGCGCCGATGTCGTCGCCATCGATGTTTCGAACGGGCTGATCGAGGTTGCGCGCGAGCGCGCGCCGGAGCGGCTCGCCATCGACTGGCGCGTCGGCGATCTGCTCGATCCGGCGCTGGGCCGGTTCGATCATGTCGTCGCGATGGACTCGCTCATCCATTATCCGATGGTCGATATTGTCGGTGTGACCGGCGCGATGGCCGAGCGCGCGCAGACAGTGTCCTTCACCTTCGCACCCAGCTCGCCCCTGCTCCAGACGATGCACGCAGCCGGCAAGCTGTTCCCGCGCGGCAATCGCTCTCCGGCGATCAAGCCGGTGTCCGAAACCCGTTTGCGGCGCGCACTGAGCGAACGGCTGCCCGGTCATGATATTGCCCATGGCGAGCGGGTGGCCAGCGGCTTTTATACGTCGCACGCCTTGATGGTGGAGGCTGGATGA
- the bchL gene encoding ferredoxin:protochlorophyllide reductase (ATP-dependent) iron-sulfur ATP-binding protein: MTLLDAGTAPPDGEGSVQVQLDPSDEIKGAKVFAVYGKGGIGKSTTSSNLSAAFSKLGHRVLQIGCDPKHDSTFTLTKKLMPTVIDVLETVEFHSEELRAEDYMFEGYNGVMCVEAGGPPAGTGCGGYVVGQTVKLLKQHHLLEDTDVVIFDVLGDVVCGGFAAPLQHAERALVVAANDFDSIFAMNRIMAAIGAKAKNYNVRLAGCVANRSAATDEIDRFAEATGLKRLAHFQDVDAIRRSRLKKCTLFEMDDSPEVDAARDEYLRLAAMLWAGVDPLTASPMKDRDIFDFLGFE, translated from the coding sequence ATGACCCTATTGGATGCCGGAACAGCGCCTCCCGACGGTGAAGGCTCGGTCCAGGTTCAGCTCGATCCGAGCGACGAGATCAAGGGCGCGAAGGTGTTCGCCGTCTATGGCAAGGGCGGGATCGGCAAGTCGACGACCTCGTCCAACCTCTCCGCCGCCTTTTCGAAGCTCGGCCACCGCGTGCTCCAGATCGGCTGCGATCCCAAGCATGACAGCACCTTCACGCTCACCAAGAAGCTGATGCCGACGGTCATCGACGTGCTCGAAACGGTCGAGTTTCACAGCGAGGAGCTGCGCGCCGAGGACTATATGTTCGAAGGCTATAACGGCGTGATGTGCGTCGAAGCGGGCGGCCCGCCGGCGGGCACGGGCTGCGGCGGCTATGTGGTCGGGCAGACGGTAAAGCTGCTGAAGCAGCATCACCTGCTCGAAGATACCGATGTCGTGATTTTCGACGTGCTCGGCGATGTGGTTTGCGGCGGGTTCGCCGCGCCGCTCCAGCATGCCGAGCGTGCGCTCGTCGTCGCGGCCAACGATTTCGACAGCATCTTCGCGATGAACCGGATCATGGCGGCGATCGGCGCGAAAGCGAAGAACTACAATGTGCGGCTGGCGGGCTGCGTCGCCAACCGCTCGGCGGCGACGGACGAGATCGATCGCTTTGCCGAGGCGACGGGCCTGAAGCGGCTCGCCCATTTCCAGGATGTGGACGCGATCCGCCGCTCGCGTCTGAAAAAGTGCACGCTGTTCGAGATGGATGACTCTCCCGAGGTCGATGCCGCCCGCGACGAATATCTCCGTCTCGCCGCGATGCTCTGGGCCGGCGTCGATCCGCTTACAGCGTCGCCGATGAAAGATCGCGACATCTTCGATTTCCTGGGGTTCGAATGA
- a CDS encoding magnesium chelatase subunit H, translating into MHGSAPSPLRQPAVRVVIVTLDNHLSAAAERAEARLAKDGVTIDFHAAADWDRDPETLERAKADIARGDIVIATMLFLEDHVRAIRPALEARREDCDAMLGLMSAGEIVKLTRLGDYRMDAPAKGPLALLKKLRGSKKPGASSGAKQMRMLRRLPKILRFIPGTAQDVRAYFLTLQYWLAGSDDNVVQMVRALIDRYAGGEREELRGAMAAEAPLEYPEVGVYHPRARQRLSESERILPKKGGEHGTVGLLMLRSYLLGRDTGHYDGVIEAMEAKGLRVIPAFASGLDARPAIEKFFVRDGKPVIDAMVNLTGFSLVGGPAYNDADAAVETLTGLDVPYIAAHPIEFQTLEQWGNRKQGLLPLESTMMVAIPELDGAVCPSVFGGRSDGAGEACDGCDRHCHFESKGAIRAMQGCPERAEALVERTARLIALHRSKRADRKLAIVLFNFPPNAGATGTAAHLAVFESLHATLTRLAAEGYDVEVPASVDALREALLEGNAERYGADANVAARIAADDHVRAEPYLKQIEAQWGAAPGKQQSDGATIHVLGAEFGNVFVGVQPAFGYEGDPMRLLFEGDFAPTHAFAAFYRWIRQDFAADAVLHFGTHGALEFMPGKQAGLSGKCWPDRLLGDLPNYYLYAANNPSEGIIAKRRSGATLVSYLTPALAEAGLYKGFADLKALVERYRSADGDDGERAALEAMIEEQCDALDIEGGDIETLTGRLYELERALIPHGMHVFGSHPEGEELEQFIDAMMDAHPESDRAEIEAKLAANDELGALVHALDGTFVPPAPGGDILHNPEVLPTGRNIHGFDPFRIPSRFACELGAAQAEQLIARHVESGADFPESLAMVLWGTDNLKSEGAQIAQALTLIGARPRFDSYGRLAGAELIPLEELGRPRIDVVVTLSGIFRDLLPLQTRMIAEATWLASSAEEPLEQNFVRKHSLAHQAAHDCDLETASLRVFSNAEGAYGANVNMMIDGGAWADPDELAEAFETHKGFAYGPDGSPVQRRELLETALAGVEFTYQNLESVELGITDIDHYVDGLGGVSRSVAKARGEAAPVYIVDGTQGKTRVRTLDEQIDLETRTRMLNPKWYEGMLKHGFEGVREIEGHVTTTMGWSATTGAVAPWVYQQISETFVLDDEMRARLSGLNAKSSARVANRLLEACERELWEPDAETLAALRAASDDLEDRLEGLVAAE; encoded by the coding sequence ATGCACGGTAGCGCGCCTTCTCCCCTCCGCCAGCCGGCCGTCCGTGTCGTCATCGTGACGCTCGACAATCATCTGTCGGCCGCCGCCGAGCGCGCCGAAGCGCGGCTCGCCAAGGATGGGGTGACGATCGATTTCCATGCCGCGGCCGACTGGGACCGCGATCCCGAAACGCTGGAGCGGGCCAAGGCCGATATCGCCCGGGGCGACATCGTCATCGCGACGATGCTCTTCCTCGAGGACCATGTTCGCGCGATCCGCCCGGCGCTCGAAGCGCGGCGCGAGGATTGCGATGCGATGCTCGGCCTGATGTCGGCCGGCGAGATCGTGAAGTTGACGCGGCTTGGTGACTATCGGATGGACGCGCCCGCGAAAGGCCCGCTGGCGCTGCTCAAGAAACTGCGCGGATCGAAGAAACCGGGCGCGAGCTCGGGCGCGAAGCAGATGCGGATGCTGCGGCGGTTGCCCAAGATCCTGCGCTTCATCCCCGGCACCGCGCAGGACGTCCGCGCCTATTTCCTGACGCTGCAATATTGGCTCGCCGGCTCCGACGACAATGTCGTGCAGATGGTCCGCGCGCTGATCGACCGCTACGCGGGCGGTGAACGCGAAGAGCTGCGCGGCGCCATGGCCGCAGAAGCGCCGCTCGAATATCCCGAGGTCGGCGTCTATCATCCGCGGGCCCGGCAGCGCCTGTCCGAAAGCGAGCGCATCCTGCCGAAAAAGGGCGGAGAGCATGGCACGGTCGGCCTGCTGATGCTGCGCTCCTATCTGCTGGGCCGAGACACCGGCCATTATGACGGCGTGATCGAGGCGATGGAGGCGAAGGGGCTGCGCGTCATCCCGGCCTTTGCCAGTGGTCTCGACGCACGCCCGGCGATCGAGAAATTCTTCGTGCGCGACGGCAAGCCGGTGATCGACGCGATGGTCAATCTGACCGGCTTCTCGCTGGTCGGCGGGCCGGCCTATAACGACGCCGATGCGGCGGTGGAAACGCTGACCGGGCTCGATGTCCCCTATATCGCGGCCCATCCGATCGAGTTTCAAACGCTCGAACAATGGGGCAATCGCAAGCAGGGCCTGTTGCCGTTGGAATCGACGATGATGGTCGCGATTCCCGAACTCGACGGCGCGGTTTGCCCGAGCGTGTTCGGCGGCCGTTCCGACGGCGCGGGCGAGGCCTGCGACGGCTGCGACCGGCATTGCCATTTTGAATCCAAGGGTGCGATTCGGGCCATGCAGGGCTGCCCCGAACGCGCCGAGGCGCTGGTCGAGCGCACAGCGCGCTTGATCGCGCTGCACCGTTCGAAACGGGCCGATCGGAAGCTCGCCATCGTGTTGTTCAACTTCCCGCCCAATGCCGGGGCGACGGGCACCGCCGCGCATCTCGCGGTGTTCGAATCGCTGCACGCGACGCTGACCCGGCTCGCGGCCGAAGGCTATGACGTCGAGGTGCCCGCCAGCGTCGATGCGCTGCGCGAGGCGCTGCTCGAGGGCAATGCCGAACGTTATGGGGCGGATGCCAATGTCGCCGCCCGGATCGCCGCCGACGATCATGTCCGGGCCGAGCCCTATCTCAAGCAGATCGAGGCGCAATGGGGTGCCGCCCCCGGCAAGCAGCAGAGCGACGGCGCGACCATCCATGTGCTGGGTGCCGAATTCGGCAATGTGTTCGTCGGCGTGCAGCCGGCGTTCGGTTACGAGGGCGATCCGATGCGGCTGCTGTTCGAGGGCGATTTCGCGCCGACCCACGCCTTCGCCGCCTTCTACCGCTGGATCCGCCAGGATTTCGCCGCCGACGCGGTGCTTCATTTCGGCACCCATGGTGCGCTTGAGTTCATGCCGGGCAAACAGGCGGGCCTGTCGGGCAAATGCTGGCCGGACCGGCTGCTTGGCGATCTGCCCAACTATTATCTCTATGCAGCGAACAACCCGTCCGAAGGCATCATCGCGAAGCGCCGCTCGGGCGCGACCCTAGTCAGCTATCTGACGCCCGCGTTGGCCGAGGCCGGTCTCTACAAGGGCTTTGCCGATCTCAAGGCGCTGGTCGAGCGCTATCGCTCGGCCGATGGCGACGATGGCGAACGGGCGGCGCTCGAAGCGATGATCGAAGAGCAGTGCGATGCGCTCGATATCGAAGGCGGCGACATCGAAACGCTGACCGGGCGGCTCTACGAACTCGAACGCGCGCTCATCCCGCATGGCATGCATGTCTTCGGTAGCCATCCCGAGGGCGAAGAGCTGGAGCAGTTCATCGATGCGATGATGGATGCGCATCCCGAATCCGATCGCGCGGAGATCGAGGCGAAACTCGCAGCGAACGATGAGCTCGGCGCGCTGGTCCATGCGCTGGACGGCACCTTCGTGCCCCCGGCGCCGGGCGGCGATATCCTGCACAATCCGGAAGTCCTGCCGACCGGGCGCAATATCCACGGTTTCGATCCGTTCCGCATTCCGAGCCGCTTCGCCTGCGAGTTGGGCGCGGCGCAGGCCGAGCAGCTGATCGCGCGCCATGTCGAAAGCGGGGCCGACTTCCCCGAAAGCCTCGCCATGGTGCTGTGGGGCACGGACAACCTCAAAAGCGAAGGCGCGCAGATCGCCCAGGCGCTGACGCTGATCGGCGCGCGGCCGCGCTTCGACAGCTATGGCCGGCTCGCCGGCGCGGAACTGATCCCGCTCGAAGAACTGGGTCGCCCGCGGATCGATGTGGTGGTGACTTTGTCGGGTATCTTCCGCGACCTGCTTCCCCTGCAGACCCGGATGATCGCCGAAGCCACATGGCTGGCGAGCAGCGCCGAGGAGCCGCTCGAACAGAACTTCGTGCGCAAGCACAGCCTGGCCCATCAGGCGGCCCATGACTGCGATCTGGAAACTGCGAGCCTGCGGGTCTTTTCCAATGCAGAAGGGGCCTATGGCGCGAACGTCAACATGATGATCGACGGCGGGGCCTGGGCCGATCCCGACGAACTGGCCGAGGCTTTCGAGACGCATAAAGGCTTCGCCTACGGCCCGGACGGCAGCCCGGTCCAGCGCCGGGAGCTGCTCGAAACGGCGTTGGCGGGCGTCGAGTTCACCTATCAGAATCTCGAAAGCGTCGAACTCGGGATCACCGATATCGATCATTATGTCGACGGGCTGGGCGGCGTCAGCCGCTCGGTGGCCAAGGCCAGGGGCGAGGCCGCGCCGGTCTATATCGTCGATGGGACGCAAGGGAAGACCAGGGTCCGCACGCTCGACGAACAGATCGATCTCGAAACCCGCACCCGGATGCTGAACCCCAAATGGTATGAGGGCATGCTCAAGCACGGCTTCGAGGGCGTGCGCGAGATTGAAGGCCATGTGACGACGACGATGGGCTGGTCGGCGACGACCGGCGCCGTGGCGCCCTGGGTCTATCAGCAGATCAGCGAAACCTTCGTGCTCGACGACGAGATGCGCGCTCGGCTTTCGGGGCTGAACGCGAAAAGCTCCGCGCGGGTCGCCAACCGGCTGCTCGAAGCGTGCGAGCGCGAGTTGTGGGAACCCGATGCGGAAACGCTCGCGGCTTTGCGCGCGGCGAGCGACGATCTTGAGGACCGGCTCGAAGGCCTGGTTGCAGCGGAATGA
- the bchB gene encoding ferredoxin:protochlorophyllide reductase (ATP-dependent) subunit B → MQLSVWTYEGPPHVGAMRVATGMEDVHYVLHAPQGDTYADLLFTMIERRNKRPPVTYTTFQARDLGSDTATLFQSAARDAYDRFRPGAMLVGASCTAELIQDDPAGLAEAMDLPVPVVPLELPSYQRKENWGASETFYQIVRRLADQDATPPAKEGRRPCANLLGPAALGFRHRDDVLEVERLLETLGIDVHIVAPMGASPADMATIGAADFNILLYPEIGDEAARWLERTFKQPIVRTVPIGVNATREFIAEAAEIAGVDPALAMAEDGSRMPWWSRSIDSTYLTGKRVFIFGDATHAVAAARVASEELGFQVCGLGCYNREFAREVRAAAKLYDIEPLITDDHLAVEEAIAEAQPELVLGTQMERHIAKRLGVPCAVISAPVHVQDFPARHSPQMGFEGANVLFDSWVHPLVMGLEEHLLTMFRDDFEFNDGAGASHLGPGHAAPPAASNDEAPAATAIAWAEDAERELKKIPFFVRGKARRNTELFASEQGRATIDLETLYDAKAHYAR, encoded by the coding sequence ATGCAACTCTCCGTCTGGACCTATGAAGGACCGCCCCATGTGGGGGCGATGCGGGTCGCGACGGGTATGGAGGACGTGCATTACGTTTTGCATGCGCCGCAGGGCGATACCTATGCGGATCTGCTCTTCACGATGATCGAACGGCGGAACAAGCGGCCGCCGGTGACCTATACGACGTTCCAGGCCCGCGATTTGGGATCGGATACGGCGACGCTGTTCCAGTCCGCCGCGCGCGATGCCTATGATCGCTTCCGCCCCGGTGCGATGCTGGTCGGCGCGTCCTGCACGGCCGAACTCATCCAGGACGATCCCGCCGGCCTCGCCGAGGCGATGGACCTGCCGGTCCCGGTCGTCCCGCTCGAACTGCCCAGCTACCAGCGCAAGGAAAATTGGGGCGCGTCGGAAACCTTCTACCAGATCGTCCGCCGGCTCGCCGATCAGGACGCCACGCCTCCTGCCAAAGAGGGCCGCCGGCCCTGCGCCAACCTGCTGGGGCCCGCGGCGTTGGGCTTCCGCCATCGCGACGATGTGCTCGAAGTCGAACGGCTGCTTGAAACGCTGGGTATCGACGTTCACATTGTCGCCCCGATGGGCGCGTCGCCGGCCGATATGGCAACGATCGGCGCGGCGGACTTCAACATCCTGCTCTATCCCGAAATCGGCGACGAGGCCGCGCGCTGGCTCGAACGGACCTTCAAGCAGCCGATCGTCCGCACCGTTCCCATCGGGGTCAACGCGACGCGCGAATTCATCGCCGAGGCTGCCGAGATCGCCGGTGTCGATCCGGCACTGGCCATGGCCGAGGATGGATCGCGCATGCCCTGGTGGAGCCGCTCGATCGATTCCACCTATCTCACCGGCAAGCGCGTTTTCATCTTCGGCGACGCGACCCACGCCGTCGCCGCCGCTCGCGTCGCGAGCGAGGAACTCGGCTTCCAGGTGTGCGGGCTCGGCTGTTACAATCGCGAATTCGCGCGCGAGGTTCGCGCCGCCGCAAAGCTCTACGATATCGAACCGCTGATTACCGACGATCATCTTGCGGTCGAAGAGGCGATCGCCGAGGCCCAGCCCGAACTGGTTTTGGGCACGCAGATGGAGCGCCATATTGCCAAGCGGCTCGGCGTGCCCTGTGCCGTGATTTCCGCGCCGGTCCATGTCCAGGATTTCCCGGCCCGTCACAGCCCGCAAATGGGTTTCGAAGGCGCGAACGTGCTCTTCGACAGCTGGGTCCATCCGCTGGTGATGGGCCTTGAGGAGCATCTGCTGACGATGTTCCGCGACGATTTCGAGTTCAATGACGGGGCAGGGGCCTCGCATCTCGGGCCTGGACATGCGGCACCGCCCGCCGCATCGAATGACGAGGCGCCGGCGGCGACCGCTATCGCCTGGGCCGAAGACGCCGAGCGCGAGCTGAAGAAGATTCCCTTCTTCGTCCGCGGCAAGGCGCGTCGCAACACCGAACTGTTCGCCAGCGAGCAGGGCCGGGCGACGATCGATCTCGAAACCCTGTATGACGCGAAGGCGCATTATGCACGGTAG